From a single Micromonospora carbonacea genomic region:
- a CDS encoding sensor histidine kinase: protein MPDRTDLAALITGHGRVIEMINSGEVGLPVLAQLLQVVQPAIGAASTAFVEFAPTGGRVIAATGGAEWAVGRPVSPTDPATVCLLSGPRVRDIRVDRIPGPIGAELVDRGLRRMVAARAEIGGLTVGSLHAFYPDDDASTAAGQHEVVAYIASCIAHMYSDQSGLPVHGDGPVVAALADGLAVVDREGRVRLWNPAAAQVTGRTVAESLNRALPFPLPPSGQVLDHRLPDGRWIKITSGELPGPGALRVVTFRDITDQQLRDQDRDLFVAVTSHELRTPVTVIKGYADTLTEHWDSLTDADRRQAARVIGQRANELARLVDRLLTSATEGRPGEPSVPFDLGEALRAAVADLPTDLRRRVVLDVPEGLPRALGTRQSLTTVLTELGTNADKYSPPDTPIEITAESNERTVSFRVADRGIGIRPEHVERAFDRFWQGESGDRRGYPGAGLGLYLVRRIVEQQNGWVSLRPRSGGGTVAEVRLPRG, encoded by the coding sequence ATGCCGGACCGTACCGACCTCGCCGCCCTGATAACCGGCCATGGCAGGGTTATCGAGATGATCAACTCTGGTGAAGTCGGCCTGCCCGTCCTCGCCCAGCTGCTCCAGGTGGTCCAGCCGGCGATCGGGGCGGCCAGCACCGCCTTCGTGGAGTTCGCGCCCACCGGCGGCCGGGTGATCGCCGCGACCGGGGGCGCCGAGTGGGCCGTCGGCCGGCCCGTGTCGCCCACCGACCCGGCCACCGTCTGCCTGCTCTCCGGCCCGCGGGTCCGCGACATCCGGGTGGACCGCATCCCCGGCCCGATCGGCGCCGAGCTGGTCGACCGGGGGCTGCGCCGGATGGTGGCCGCCCGCGCCGAGATCGGCGGGCTGACCGTCGGCAGCCTGCACGCGTTCTATCCGGACGACGACGCGTCGACGGCCGCCGGGCAGCACGAGGTGGTGGCGTACATCGCCTCCTGCATCGCCCACATGTACAGCGACCAGAGCGGCCTGCCGGTGCACGGCGACGGCCCGGTGGTCGCGGCGCTGGCCGACGGGCTCGCCGTGGTCGACCGGGAGGGGCGCGTCCGGCTCTGGAACCCGGCCGCCGCCCAGGTGACCGGCCGGACGGTCGCGGAGTCGCTGAACCGGGCGCTGCCGTTCCCCCTCCCCCCGTCCGGGCAGGTCCTCGACCACCGGCTGCCGGACGGCCGCTGGATCAAGATCACCTCAGGCGAGCTGCCGGGCCCCGGGGCGCTGCGCGTGGTCACCTTCCGGGACATCACCGACCAACAGCTCCGCGACCAGGACCGGGACCTCTTCGTCGCGGTGACCAGCCACGAGCTGCGCACGCCGGTCACCGTCATCAAGGGGTACGCGGACACCCTCACCGAGCACTGGGACTCCCTGACCGACGCCGACCGGCGGCAGGCCGCCCGGGTCATCGGGCAGCGCGCCAACGAACTCGCCCGGCTGGTCGACCGGCTGCTCACCTCGGCCACCGAGGGTCGGCCCGGCGAGCCGTCCGTCCCCTTCGACCTGGGCGAGGCGCTCCGGGCCGCCGTCGCCGACCTGCCCACCGACCTGCGCCGCCGGGTCGTCCTCGACGTGCCCGAGGGCCTGCCCCGGGCGCTCGGCACCCGGCAGTCGCTGACGACGGTGCTGACCGAGCTGGGGACCAACGCCGACAAGTACTCCCCGCCCGACACCCCGATCGAGATCACCGCCGAGAGCAACGAGCGGACCGTCTCGTTCCGGGTCGCCGACCGGGGCATCGGCATCCGGCCGGAGCACGTCGAGCGGGCGTTCGACCGGTTCTGGCAGGGCGAGTCCGGCGACCGCCGGGGATACCCGGGTGCCGGGCTCGGCCTCTATCTCGTCCGCCGGATCGTTGAACAGCAGAATGGCTGGGTGTCGCTCCGGCCGAGGTCGGGCGGCGGTACGGTCGCAGAGGTCCGGCTGCCCCGCGGGTGA
- a CDS encoding DUF485 domain-containing protein codes for MSTDTPPPDAPTEPETPASAASTADRYLAVQRSDEFAGLRRALRGFIFPMTVAFFLWYALYVILSAYARDFMGTRLFGSNINIALIFGLLQFVSTFLIAWLYSRFADRKIDPTADRIRAEMGEVTHGDGPRG; via the coding sequence ATGTCCACGGACACACCCCCGCCGGACGCACCGACCGAGCCGGAGACGCCGGCGTCGGCCGCGTCCACGGCGGACCGGTACCTCGCCGTACAGCGATCGGACGAGTTCGCCGGGTTGCGTCGCGCCCTGCGCGGCTTCATCTTCCCGATGACCGTCGCGTTCTTCCTCTGGTACGCGCTCTACGTGATCCTCTCCGCGTACGCGCGGGACTTCATGGGCACGCGGCTGTTCGGCAGCAACATCAACATCGCCCTGATCTTCGGCCTGCTCCAGTTCGTCTCGACGTTCCTGATCGCCTGGCTCTACTCCCGGTTCGCCGACCGGAAGATCGACCCGACCGCCGACCGGATCCGCGCCGAGATGGGGGAGGTGACCCATGGAGACGGTCCTCGCGGCTGA
- a CDS encoding LCP family protein, with protein sequence MPVHTSRRPPSQEPVGAVARVPSAIPSQPRSGGRPPTDVPARKRKKKRRKDPLWARLTVVFGALLMMTSGIAIVGSKAFINQATGNIAQRNLLGDAGKSDAEGGASLDGPIDMLLLGVDARERWAADDVRADTIIVLHIPASHDQAYLISIPRDTEAQIPAFKKSGYGGGTDKINAAFQAGARNGGGWEGGAQLMAQTIKRMTGISFDGAAIINFGGFKGVIDALGTVRICVSHEVKSHHMSYVDGKPMWNADAKKTGKPMTPVVHKKGCRDMKGWAALDYARQRYGLPNSDYDRQQNQQQLIKAMAKKATENGTLTNPVKLNGLIKAAGKAFVLDTGGVPIIDFIYTMRGVTGNDLTTLRTNGGTFHANASGTKESLSPQTMEMFQAIKNDKLAEFVYSNPNVLSTRK encoded by the coding sequence ATGCCGGTTCATACCAGCCGTCGCCCTCCGTCGCAGGAGCCCGTCGGCGCGGTCGCACGGGTTCCGTCGGCCATCCCGTCGCAGCCCCGCAGCGGCGGCCGACCGCCCACCGACGTCCCCGCCCGCAAGCGGAAGAAGAAGCGCCGCAAGGACCCCCTGTGGGCCCGCCTCACCGTCGTCTTCGGCGCGCTCCTGATGATGACGAGCGGGATCGCCATCGTCGGCAGCAAGGCGTTCATCAACCAGGCCACCGGCAACATCGCCCAGCGCAACCTGCTCGGCGACGCCGGCAAGTCCGACGCCGAGGGCGGGGCCAGCCTGGACGGCCCGATCGACATGCTGCTGCTGGGCGTGGACGCCCGCGAGCGCTGGGCCGCCGACGACGTCCGCGCCGACACGATCATCGTGCTGCACATCCCCGCCTCGCACGACCAGGCGTACCTGATCTCCATTCCCCGGGACACCGAGGCGCAGATCCCGGCGTTCAAGAAGAGCGGCTACGGGGGCGGCACCGACAAGATCAACGCGGCCTTCCAGGCGGGCGCCCGCAACGGCGGCGGCTGGGAGGGCGGCGCGCAGCTCATGGCGCAGACGATCAAGCGGATGACGGGGATCAGCTTCGACGGCGCGGCCATCATCAACTTCGGCGGATTCAAGGGCGTCATCGACGCCCTCGGCACCGTGCGGATCTGCGTGAGCCACGAGGTCAAGTCGCACCACATGTCGTACGTCGACGGCAAGCCGATGTGGAACGCCGACGCGAAGAAGACCGGCAAGCCGATGACCCCGGTGGTGCACAAGAAGGGCTGCCGGGACATGAAGGGCTGGGCCGCCCTCGACTACGCCCGGCAGCGCTACGGCCTGCCGAACAGCGACTACGACCGCCAGCAGAACCAGCAGCAGCTCATCAAGGCGATGGCGAAGAAGGCGACCGAGAACGGCACGCTGACCAACCCGGTGAAGCTCAACGGGCTGATCAAGGCGGCCGGCAAGGCGTTCGTGCTGGACACCGGCGGGGTGCCGATCATCGACTTCATCTACACGATGCGCGGGGTCACCGGGAACGACCTGACCACGCTGCGGACCAACGGCGGCACCTTCCACGCGAACGCCAGCGGGACGAAGGAGTCGCTGAGCCCGCAGACCATGGAGATGTTCCAGGCGATCAAGAACGACAAGCTGGCCGAGTTCGTCTACTCCAACCCGAACGTGCTGTCGACCCGCAAGTAG
- a CDS encoding LCP family protein, translating to MSATASAGVPVPPLRRSAGRAPVPGPGQGGPGRASVPGAQWYPTHDDRPRSGGFGGSDGPGGPGGPGGPGAPRRSGGRGPRPRWGRIGLVAGVAVLVLALLGGVGAWLYTRNLNQDLARTDPFSELTGGRPPKAVDGALNILLVGSDSRDPDAPVDQQSQWRADTIIVMHIPADHKSAYLVSIPRDLYVPIPENAQADCGSAQRAKINAAFAFGGLPLAVKTVECFTDVRIDNVMAIDFAGFKQVTDALGGVDLKVERSITSIHKPFRKFTKGTMHMNGAEALDWIRQRKQFPDGDFARMRHQQEFLKALLDKAASTGTLTNPKKLNGFLQSVTDAVTVDQGFSLVDMAVQFRSLRGENLIFITSPNSGSDTINGESVVVSDREKALAMYQAMTADKMADWVKANPPEGSSG from the coding sequence ATGTCAGCGACCGCTTCCGCCGGCGTTCCGGTCCCGCCCCTGCGTCGCAGCGCGGGGCGTGCCCCGGTGCCCGGCCCCGGCCAGGGCGGCCCGGGGCGCGCCAGCGTGCCCGGGGCCCAGTGGTATCCCACCCACGACGACCGGCCCCGCAGCGGCGGCTTCGGCGGGTCGGACGGCCCGGGTGGACCCGGCGGTCCCGGCGGGCCGGGCGCTCCCCGGCGGTCCGGCGGGCGCGGGCCGCGCCCGAGGTGGGGCCGGATCGGCCTGGTGGCCGGCGTGGCGGTGCTCGTCCTCGCGCTGCTCGGCGGGGTCGGCGCGTGGCTCTACACCCGCAACCTCAATCAGGACCTGGCCCGCACCGACCCGTTCTCCGAGCTGACCGGCGGCCGGCCGCCGAAGGCGGTCGACGGGGCGCTGAACATCCTGCTGGTCGGCAGCGACTCGCGGGACCCGGACGCCCCGGTGGACCAGCAGAGCCAGTGGCGGGCCGACACGATCATCGTCATGCACATCCCGGCCGACCACAAGTCCGCCTACCTGGTCTCCATCCCCCGCGACCTCTACGTGCCGATCCCGGAGAACGCCCAGGCCGACTGCGGCTCGGCGCAACGGGCGAAGATCAATGCCGCGTTCGCGTTCGGCGGCCTGCCGCTGGCCGTGAAGACGGTGGAGTGCTTCACCGACGTCCGCATCGACAACGTGATGGCGATCGACTTCGCCGGGTTCAAGCAGGTCACCGACGCGCTCGGCGGGGTGGACCTGAAGGTGGAGCGGTCGATCACCTCGATCCACAAGCCGTTCCGCAAGTTCACCAAGGGCACCATGCACATGAACGGCGCGGAGGCGCTGGACTGGATCCGGCAGCGCAAGCAGTTCCCCGACGGCGACTTCGCGCGCATGCGGCACCAGCAGGAGTTCCTCAAGGCCCTGCTGGACAAGGCGGCCAGCACGGGCACCCTGACCAACCCGAAGAAGCTCAACGGGTTCCTCCAGTCGGTGACGGACGCCGTGACCGTGGACCAGGGCTTCTCGCTCGTCGACATGGCGGTGCAGTTCCGCAGCCTGCGCGGGGAGAACCTGATCTTCATCACCAGCCCGAACTCGGGTAGCGACACGATCAACGGCGAGTCGGTGGTCGTCTCGGACCGGGAGAAGGCGCTGGCCATGTACCAGGCGATGACGGCGGACAAGATGGCCGACTGGGTGAAGGCCAACCCGCCGGAGGGCAGCTCGGGGTGA
- a CDS encoding LCP family protein, which produces MVGLRALGHRYERTVTREDLLDTDARRDRTDLDGALNYLLVGSDRRPGAAGDDQRSDTILVVHVPADTKSAYLVSFPRDLLVAVPPGPNGYGGGSDKLNAAYEHGGGGEAGVQLLSATLTRLTGLRFDGAALIDFAGLRQVIDLLGGVRMCVDTEVRSIHTGTLFSPGCQQMDGARALDYVRQRYDLPGGDYDRQRHQQQLLRAMLDRAGATNLRRDPVRLDRLIRAVGASLTVDTNGVPLEDLLLTLRDLPPNALAGIQVPSHPQTIDGISYVVLDAGGNALFDAVRGARMPAWAQANPRWVTHL; this is translated from the coding sequence GTGGTCGGGCTCCGGGCCCTCGGCCACCGCTACGAGCGCACGGTGACGCGGGAGGACCTGCTCGACACCGACGCCCGGCGCGACCGGACGGACCTGGACGGGGCGCTCAACTACCTCCTCGTCGGCTCGGACCGGCGGCCCGGCGCGGCCGGCGACGACCAGCGCTCGGACACCATCCTGGTGGTGCACGTGCCGGCCGACACGAAGAGCGCCTACCTGGTCTCGTTCCCCCGCGACCTGCTGGTCGCCGTCCCGCCCGGCCCGAACGGCTACGGCGGCGGCAGCGACAAGCTCAACGCGGCCTACGAGCACGGCGGCGGCGGCGAGGCCGGCGTCCAGCTCCTCTCGGCCACCCTCACCCGGCTCACCGGGCTGCGCTTCGACGGGGCCGCCCTGATCGACTTCGCCGGGCTGCGGCAGGTGATCGACCTCCTCGGCGGGGTGCGCATGTGCGTCGACACCGAGGTCCGCTCGATCCACACGGGGACCCTGTTCAGCCCCGGCTGTCAGCAGATGGACGGCGCGCGGGCGCTGGACTACGTCCGGCAGCGCTACGACCTGCCCGGCGGCGACTACGACCGGCAGCGCCACCAGCAGCAGCTCCTGCGGGCGATGCTGGACCGGGCCGGCGCGACGAACCTGCGCCGCGACCCGGTGCGGCTCGACCGGCTCATCCGGGCGGTCGGCGCGTCGCTGACCGTCGACACCAACGGGGTGCCCCTGGAGGACCTGCTGCTCACCCTCCGGGACCTCCCCCCGAACGCGCTGGCGGGCATCCAGGTGCCCTCCCACCCGCAGACCATCGACGGCATCTCGTACGTCGTGCTCGACGCCGGGGGGAACGCCCTCTTCGACGCGGTCCGGGGCGCCCGCATGCCCGCCTGGGCGCAGGCCAACCCGCGCTGGGTGACCCACCTCTGA
- a CDS encoding solute symporter family protein produces the protein METVLAAEAGSGTARNLTITLFLVFVAVTLAITIWASRQTKTATDFYAGGRSFSGFQNGMAIGGDYMSAASFLGIAGIIALYGYDGFLYSIGFLVAWLVALLLVAELLRNSGRYTMADVLAFRMRQRPVRTAAAVSTITVSIFYLLAQMVGAGALVALLLGIKPGTTFLGMDADTAKVATIIMVGALMIIYVTVGGMKGTTYVQIVKAFLLMTGALVMTLLVLAKYKFNLSSLLGDAAASSGKGSAFLEPGLRYGVEVAGNATQTFYNKVDLLSLGIALVLGTAGLPHILIRFYTVPTAKAARKSVLWAIGIIGSFYLLTLALGFGAAALVGGPAITAQDKAGNTAAPQLAEELGITFLGGDLGGATMLAIIAAVAFATILAVVAGLTLASSSSLAHDFYANVIKNGQASERQEVRVARVSALVIGAVSIALSIYAQSLNVAFLVALAFAVAASGNLPAILYSLFWKRFNTSGAVWAIYGGLLAAVLLVFFSPVVSGAPTSMFPDHDWHWFPLSNPGILSIPFGFLCGWIGTMISKESDEDKYAELEVRSLTGAGAH, from the coding sequence ATGGAGACGGTCCTCGCGGCTGAGGCGGGCAGTGGCACCGCCCGCAACCTGACCATCACGCTGTTCCTGGTGTTCGTGGCGGTGACCCTGGCCATCACCATCTGGGCCAGCCGGCAGACCAAGACCGCCACCGACTTCTACGCGGGCGGCCGCTCCTTCTCCGGCTTCCAGAACGGCATGGCGATCGGCGGCGACTACATGTCGGCCGCGTCCTTCCTCGGCATCGCCGGCATCATCGCCCTCTACGGCTACGACGGCTTCCTCTACTCGATCGGCTTCCTGGTCGCCTGGTTGGTGGCGCTGCTGCTCGTCGCCGAGCTGCTGCGCAACTCGGGCCGGTACACGATGGCGGACGTCCTGGCGTTCCGGATGCGCCAGCGGCCGGTGCGCACGGCGGCGGCGGTGTCCACCATCACCGTGTCGATCTTCTATCTGCTGGCCCAGATGGTCGGCGCGGGCGCGCTGGTGGCGCTGCTGCTGGGCATCAAGCCGGGCACCACGTTCCTCGGCATGGACGCCGACACCGCGAAGGTCGCCACGATCATCATGGTCGGCGCTCTGATGATCATCTACGTCACCGTGGGCGGCATGAAGGGCACCACGTACGTCCAGATCGTCAAGGCGTTCCTGCTGATGACCGGCGCGCTGGTGATGACCCTGCTGGTCCTGGCGAAGTACAAGTTCAACCTGTCGTCGCTGCTCGGCGACGCCGCCGCCTCCTCGGGCAAGGGCAGCGCCTTCCTCGAACCCGGCCTGCGCTACGGCGTCGAGGTGGCCGGCAACGCGACGCAGACCTTCTACAACAAGGTCGACCTGCTCTCGCTCGGCATCGCGCTGGTGCTCGGCACGGCGGGCCTGCCGCACATCCTGATCCGCTTCTACACCGTGCCGACCGCCAAGGCGGCCCGCAAGAGCGTGCTCTGGGCGATCGGCATCATCGGCTCGTTCTACCTGCTCACCCTGGCCCTCGGCTTCGGCGCGGCGGCCCTGGTGGGCGGCCCGGCGATCACCGCCCAGGACAAGGCCGGCAACACCGCCGCGCCACAGCTCGCCGAGGAGCTGGGCATCACCTTCCTCGGCGGCGACCTCGGCGGCGCGACCATGCTGGCGATCATCGCGGCGGTGGCCTTCGCCACCATCCTGGCCGTGGTCGCCGGGCTCACCCTGGCCTCGTCGTCCAGCCTGGCGCACGACTTCTACGCCAACGTCATCAAGAACGGGCAGGCGTCGGAGCGCCAGGAGGTCCGGGTGGCCCGGGTCTCGGCGCTGGTCATCGGCGCGGTCTCGATCGCCCTGTCGATCTACGCGCAGAGCCTGAACGTGGCCTTCCTGGTGGCGCTCGCGTTCGCGGTGGCCGCCTCGGGCAACCTGCCGGCGATCCTCTACAGCCTGTTCTGGAAGCGGTTCAACACCTCCGGCGCGGTCTGGGCGATCTACGGCGGCCTGCTCGCCGCCGTGCTGCTGGTGTTCTTCTCGCCGGTGGTCTCCGGAGCGCCGACGTCGATGTTCCCGGACCACGACTGGCACTGGTTCCCGCTGTCCAACCCGGGCATCCTCTCCATCCCGTTCGGCTTCCTGTGCGGGTGGATCGGCACGATGATCTCCAAGGAGAGCGACGAGGACAAGTACGCCGAACTGGAGGTGCGTTCCCTCACCGGCGCGGGCGCGCACTGA
- a CDS encoding SRPBCC family protein, translating into MPVVESVITVPVPPELAFAVSQTVAPVRYRWDPFVREQHFTDGATRPGKGVRTFTRSRHGLTMVSEYVSFAPPSHVGMKMVRGPWFFEMFAGGWRFAPGPDPGTSVATWRYHFRCRPAFLRPVAHRVGRWLLGRDIRRRITGYAAGCTDPEVLAAARRTLRSDE; encoded by the coding sequence ATGCCTGTCGTCGAGTCGGTGATCACCGTCCCGGTGCCGCCCGAGCTGGCCTTCGCGGTGTCGCAGACCGTCGCGCCGGTGCGCTACCGCTGGGACCCGTTCGTCCGCGAGCAGCACTTCACCGACGGGGCCACGCGCCCGGGCAAGGGCGTGCGCACCTTCACCCGTTCCCGGCACGGCCTGACGATGGTCAGCGAGTACGTCTCCTTCGCCCCGCCGAGCCACGTCGGGATGAAGATGGTCCGGGGCCCGTGGTTCTTCGAGATGTTCGCGGGCGGATGGCGGTTCGCCCCCGGCCCGGATCCCGGCACGTCGGTCGCCACCTGGCGGTATCACTTCCGCTGCCGGCCGGCGTTCCTGCGCCCCGTCGCGCACCGGGTCGGCAGGTGGCTGCTCGGCCGGGACATCCGTCGCCGGATCACCGGGTACGCCGCCGGCTGCACCGACCCGGAGGTGCTGGCCGCCGCCCGCCGCACCCTGCGCTCCGACGAGTGA
- a CDS encoding glycerophosphodiester phosphodiesterase has product MGDPLVFAHRGSSADLPEHTLAAYLRALDEGVDGLECDVRLTRDGHLVCVHDRRLERTSNGTGLVSVRTLAELEALDFGSWHPGCGPSDGDELPDESRTRLLTLARLLDAVLAAGRPVRLLIETKHPSRYGGHVERRLVALLRRYGLAEPRPDAPVQVTVMSFSPLAVRRVRDLAPGLPTVLLLEVLPRWLRLGRLPFGTRIAGPGVALVRARPRLVPALRSAGHQVYVWTVNEPAELDLVLDVGVDGIITDRPAHALARLGR; this is encoded by the coding sequence ATGGGTGATCCCCTGGTCTTCGCGCACCGCGGCTCCTCGGCGGACCTGCCGGAGCACACCCTCGCCGCCTACCTGCGGGCCCTCGACGAGGGCGTCGACGGGCTGGAGTGCGACGTCCGGCTGACCCGCGACGGGCACCTGGTCTGCGTCCACGACCGGCGGCTGGAGCGCACCAGCAACGGCACCGGCCTGGTCAGCGTCCGCACGCTGGCGGAGCTGGAGGCGCTGGACTTCGGCTCCTGGCACCCGGGCTGCGGGCCCTCCGACGGCGACGAGCTGCCGGACGAGTCGCGCACCCGGCTGCTCACCCTGGCGCGGCTGCTCGACGCGGTGCTGGCCGCCGGCCGCCCGGTGCGGCTGCTGATCGAGACGAAGCACCCCTCGCGGTACGGCGGGCACGTGGAGCGCCGGCTGGTGGCCCTGCTGCGCCGCTACGGCCTGGCCGAACCGCGCCCCGACGCCCCCGTCCAGGTCACGGTGATGTCCTTCTCGCCGCTGGCCGTGCGGCGCGTCCGCGACCTCGCCCCCGGGCTGCCCACGGTGCTCCTGCTGGAGGTGCTGCCGCGCTGGCTGCGGCTCGGCCGCCTGCCGTTCGGCACCCGCATCGCCGGGCCGGGGGTCGCGCTGGTCCGGGCCCGGCCGCGCCTGGTGCCCGCGCTGCGGTCCGCCGGCCACCAGGTGTACGTCTGGACCGTCAACGAGCCCGCCGAGCTGGACCTGGTGCTCGACGTCGGGGTGGACGGGATCATCACCGACCGGCCGGCGCACGCGCTGGCCCGGCTGGGCCGGTGA
- a CDS encoding rhodanese-like domain-containing protein has product MFGPQVPTVPVTEIADDTYLLDVREDDEWAAGHAPGAHHLPMMELPARMAEVPTDRDVAVICRSGGRSAQVVAYLRNNGWDQVRNADGGMRQWAAVGRPVVTGDGGPGQVI; this is encoded by the coding sequence GTGTTCGGACCCCAGGTTCCCACCGTGCCCGTGACCGAGATCGCCGACGACACCTACCTGCTCGACGTCCGCGAGGACGACGAGTGGGCCGCCGGGCACGCCCCCGGCGCCCACCACCTGCCGATGATGGAGCTGCCCGCCCGGATGGCCGAGGTGCCCACCGACCGGGACGTGGCGGTCATCTGCCGCTCCGGCGGGCGCTCGGCGCAGGTGGTGGCCTACCTGCGGAACAACGGCTGGGACCAGGTGCGCAACGCCGACGGCGGCATGCGCCAGTGGGCGGCCGTCGGCCGACCCGTGGTGACCGGGGACGGCGGGCCGGGCCAGGTCATCTGA
- a CDS encoding NAD-dependent epimerase/dehydratase family protein, with protein sequence MKVAPRFGPGHRVLVTGGAGFVPSHLVDTLVARGCTVVALDNFVTGSKDNVAHLHDKPNFTLVEADISDGLPTHHPALAERFDAIMHMASPASPTDFATLPVEILRVGSVATLHLLDRAVADGARFLMASTSEAYGDPKEHPQRETYWGNVNPIGVRSVYDEAKRFSEAATMAYHRYRGLDAAIVRIFNTYGPRMRPDDGRAIPTFISQALRGEPITVHGTGNQTRSICYVEDLVRGILLLLDSTETGPVNCGTEHELTMRQLAELIVSLSGSTSEVTYVTRAADDPEMRRPDLTLARELLGYEPAVAPEDGLRRTIEHFRERLG encoded by the coding sequence ATGAAGGTTGCCCCGCGCTTCGGTCCCGGTCACCGCGTCCTCGTCACCGGCGGCGCCGGCTTCGTGCCGTCGCACCTGGTCGACACACTCGTCGCCCGTGGCTGCACGGTGGTGGCGCTGGACAACTTCGTCACCGGCTCCAAGGACAACGTGGCCCACCTGCACGACAAGCCGAACTTCACGCTGGTCGAGGCGGACATCTCCGACGGGCTGCCGACCCACCACCCGGCGCTGGCCGAGCGGTTCGACGCGATCATGCACATGGCGTCCCCGGCCAGCCCCACCGACTTCGCCACCCTGCCGGTGGAGATCCTCCGGGTCGGGTCGGTGGCGACCCTGCACCTGCTGGACCGCGCGGTCGCCGACGGCGCCCGGTTCCTGATGGCCTCCACCTCCGAGGCGTACGGGGACCCGAAGGAGCACCCGCAGCGCGAGACCTACTGGGGCAACGTCAACCCGATCGGCGTACGCAGCGTCTACGACGAGGCGAAGCGGTTCTCCGAGGCGGCCACGATGGCCTACCACCGGTACCGGGGGCTGGACGCCGCGATCGTGCGGATCTTCAACACGTACGGCCCGCGGATGCGGCCGGACGACGGCCGCGCGATCCCGACGTTCATCTCGCAGGCGCTGCGCGGCGAGCCGATCACCGTGCACGGCACCGGCAACCAGACCCGGTCGATCTGCTACGTCGAGGACCTGGTGCGCGGCATCCTGCTGCTGCTCGACTCGACGGAGACCGGCCCGGTCAACTGCGGCACCGAGCACGAGCTGACCATGCGGCAACTGGCCGAGTTGATCGTGTCACTCTCCGGCAGCACGTCCGAGGTGACGTACGTCACCCGGGCGGCCGACGACCCGGAGATGCGCCGCCCCGACCTGACCCTCGCCCGTGAACTGCTCGGATACGAGCCGGCGGTGGCGCCCGAAGACGGCCTCCGCCGCACGATCGAGCACTTCCGCGAGCGGCTAGGGTAG